From a region of the Miscanthus floridulus cultivar M001 unplaced genomic scaffold, ASM1932011v1 os_2245_1_2, whole genome shotgun sequence genome:
- the LOC136534749 gene encoding zinc finger BED domain-containing protein DAYSLEEPER-like, which produces MAPRPSRSRAPLRNGAGVQPSAAEGPMACDSQGDGAMFPVTGDDDLVAAGLSPEHDDDGRDPFAVFDDATHGTQPAIDVDAVDAGATGTGTVDSNTHSNYTGVNGNADGNGTRTPSSGAVSGLGKRKSQCWGDFEEVYEKINGVDVRVRAICKMCRTVLSARSTAGTGHILRHQKSCKQKLDNASRVQSRLAFNADGSLHNWNYDPAVARTELCRLIARLDLPLGFGDTDAFEEYIKNSHNPRFVRSSRRTTTRDLDKLFAERRAMIRNCVHASASVALTSDIWSGNAKEDYISVVAHYVNADWELQKKIVGLRLIQVKHSGENISASIASVVEEYGLVDKIFSITLDNASSNAKAMETLTPMFAGYLGCDPAPDDPAPGYSLVHQRCACHIINLIVKSGLKRIKPYIEDFRTAINFLNSSNQRIAMFRNYCEAKGMRPRKFGLDMDVRWNATYLMLKHLVPYSEVFSVFINSNYGSALLSPAHWHVAGKILEFLEVFYDSTVTLSGVYYPTSPLVLHHVLEIGTHLHACERDVNLRPFVYPMQHKFLKYWKDIPLLYSFAFILDPRAKLRGMQRVLHLLTEYTGTDYTTYYADLKTELHKMFEKYLRKFGATRSQRVAGPTPPTGKRKQAWGVIFGGSGLPGPSSGTACSSSHSTASELSSYLDSDCITAYEDGFDILLWWKDHKLTYPILAIMARDIMSVPVSTCSSESCFSLAGRILEERRRSLKPEHVEMLTLLKDWELGEKREQHEAADTKEIEDAFENLFLDEPEGEDDGFGG; this is translated from the coding sequence ATGGCACCGCGGCCAAGCCGTAGccgcgcaccgttgaggaacggtgctggagtTCAGCCGTCCGCGGCCGAGGGCCCCATGGCGTGTGACTCGCAGGGCGACGGTGCCATGTTCCCTGTGACTGGCGACGATGACTTGGTCGCGGCTGGGCTGTCCCCGGAGCACGACGACGACGGCCGTGACCCCTTTGCGGTGTTTGATGACGCCACCCACGGGACACAGCCGGCGATCGACGTCGATGCCGTCGATGCAGGGGCAACGGGGACAGGGACGGTGGACTCCAACACCCACTCCAACTACACTGGTGTTAATGGTAATGCTGATGGTAATGGTACTCGTACTCCTTCCTCTGGTGCTGTTTCTGGACTTGGTAAGCGCAAGTCTCAGTGCTGGGGTGACTTTGAGGAGGTTTATGAGAAGATTAATGGTGTCGATGTGCGTGTTAGAGCTATATGTAAGATGTGTAGAACTGTGTTGAGTGCTAGATCTACTGCTGGTACTGGTCACATTCTTAGGCACCAAAAATCTTGCAAACAGAAACTTGATAATGCTTCTAGGGTTCAGTCTCGACTAGCTTTTAATGCTGATGGGTCTTTGCATAATTGGAACTATGATCCTGCTGTTGCTAGAACTGAACTGTGTagattgattgctaggcttgatcttcctcttggttttggtgacactgatgcatttgaggaatatattaaaaattctcataacccaagatttgttagatcatctagaagaaccaccactagagatctggaTAAGTTATTTGCTGAACGTCGTGCTATGATTAGGAACTGTGTGCATGCTTCTGcatctgttgctttgacttctgacatatggtctggtaatgctaaagaggattacatatctgttgttgctcactatgtgaatgctgATTGGGAATTGCAAAAGAAGATTGTTGGTCTTAGGTTGATTCAAGTTAAgcattctggtgaaaacatttCTGCTTCCATTGCATCTGTTGTTGAGGAGTATGGCTTGGTTGATAAAATCTTTTCTATCACTTTAGATAATGcatcttctaatgctaaggctatggaaactTTGACACCCATGTTTGCTGGTTATCTTGGTTGTGATCCTGCACCTGATGATCCTGCACCTGGTTACAGTCTTGTGCATCAACGCTGTGCTTGTCACATTATTAATCTGATAGTCAAATCTGGACTAAAAAGAATCAAACCTTATATAGaggattttagaactgcaattaatttcttgaactcctctaatcaaagaattgctatgtttaGAAACTACTGTGAAGCTAAAGGTATGAGACCTAGAAAATTTGGCTTagacatggatgttagatggaatgctacttaTCTCATGCTAAAACACTTGGTTCCTTACAGTGAAGTATTTTCtgtgttcataaattcaaattatggTTCTGCACTGTTGTCTCCAGCCCATTGGCACGTGGCTGGGAAAATATTGGAGTTCCTGGAAGTATTTTATGACTCTACTGTTACactgtctggtgtttattatcctaccAGTCCTCTTGTGCTGCACCATGTTCTGGAGATTGGAactcatttgcatgcatgtgaaagAGATGTTAATCTTAGACCCTTTGTGTACCCTATGCAGCATAAATTTCTCAAGTATTGGAAGGACATTCCTCTCTTATactcatttgcattcattcttgacccTAGAGCTAAGCTGAGAGGTATGCAAAGGGTCCTCCATTTACTTACTGAATATACTGGTACTGATTACACTACTTACTATGCTGATTTGAAAACTGAGTTGCATAAAATGTTTGAGaaatatttgagaaagtttggtgcaaccaggtcacaaagggtTGCTGGTCCTACCCCACCCACTGGTAAGAGAAAACAGGCTTGGGGGGTAATTTTTGGAGGATCAGGTCTGCCTGGTCCTTCCAGTGGCACTGCCTGTTCTTCTTCTCACTCTACTGCTTCTGAACTTTCAAGCTATTTGGACAGCGACTGCATAACTGCTTATGAGGATGGTTTTGACATTCTTCTGTGGTGGAAggaccacaaactaacctatccTATCCTGGCTATTATGGCCAGAGATATCATGTCAGTTCCTGTTTCCACTTGTTCTtcagagtcttgtttcagcttagcAGGGAGGATCCTAGAAGAACGGCGCCGGAGCTTGAAACCAGAACATGTTGAGATGCTGACCTTGTTGAAGGACTGGGAGCTAGGAGAGAAGAGGGAACAACATGAAGCTGCTGATACCAAGGAAATTGAAGATGCATTCGAGAATCTGTTCCTGGATGAACCAGAAGGTGAAGATGATGGATTTGGTGGCTGA